CTCTCGACCTTGAAGTACGGCATCGACAAGGCGAAGAAGCTGAAGATCCGCATCACCACGAACCCGGACTGAGTTTGCCCGGGCGCTGCGGCGAGGTCGGCGGCCGGGGGGAGTGATGGGAGCGGTTGCCGTGTTTCGCGGACGCTAAGATCGGGCCATGCCCGAAATCCACAGCCCGCTGCCCGATTTCTCGCCGGAGGACGCCCGAAGCCTCGTCTGGGAGCGCTTCGGACTCCCCGGCGAGGTCGTGCCTCTCCCCGGCGAACGCGACCTCAATTTCCGCGTCGATCTCGCGAGCGGGAGCTTCGTGCTCAAGATCGCCCACGCCGGCGAGGCGCGCGCCAACCTCGAACTGCAGCACGCGGTGCTCGCCCACCTCGCTGTGCGCGAGCCCGGCCTCGCCCTGCAGCGCGCCGTCCCGGCGCGCGACGGCGCGACGATCGTCGAGGCGCAAGCGCCCTCGGGCGAGCGCCACTGGGCGCGACTCCTCACCTTCCTGCCGGGGGAGCTCTGGTCCGACGTCGCCGCCCGCAACCGGCCGCGCGCGCCGCTCCTCGAGAGCCTGGGTGCGACCCTGGGGGCGATCGATCGCGGCCTCGCCGGGTTCGAATCCCCGGCCGCCCAGCGCGATCTCAAGTGGGATCTGCGCCGCGCCGGCTGGATCCGTGACTATCTGCACCACATCGAGGGCGCAGGCCGCCGGGCGCTGGTCGAGCGCTGGCTGGCCGACTTCGACCACCGCGTCCGTCCGGCCCTCGCGCTCCTGCGCCAGGGCGTGATCTACAACGACGCCAACGACAACAACATCCTCGTGCACGCGGCCCCCCGGGGTGACCGCACGAGGGCGGGCGGGCGCGCCGTCGCCGGCGTGATCGACTTCGGAGACCTCTGCTTTTCGAACGTCGTCTGCGAGCCGGCGATCGCCGCGGCGTACGCGACGATGGGGCTCCCCGATCCGGTGGCGGGGATCGCCCGCCTGCTCGCCGGCTACCACGCCGCCTGGCCGCTCGAGGCGGCCGAGCTCGAGGTCGTCCACGCGCTCGTCTGCCTGCGGCTCTGCGTCAGCGTGACGAACTCGGCCTACCAGGCGACGGTCGAGCCGGGAAACCGCTACCTCACGATCAGCGAGTCGCGCGCCTGGGAGCTCCTCGAGAGGCTCTCGGCCGTCGAGCCTCGCCTGGCGCTCTACAAGTACCGCGCCGCCTGCGGCCTGCCGGCGCATCCCGACTCGCCGCGGGTCGTCGCCTGGCTGCGGGCCCACCGCGAGCGGCTCGCGCCGCTCGTCGAGCCCGATCTCGCCACCGCCCGGTTGCTCCACTCCGACTGGAGCGTCGGCAGTCCGGAGCTCGGTTCGCCGGCGGAGCGCGCCGATCTCCCGGCGTGGACGGCGCGCCTCTTCGGGCGGATCCGCGAGGCCGGAGCGTCCGCCGCCATCGGCGGCTACGACGAGGCCCGGCCGGTCTACGAGAGCGCGGCCTTCCGCCATCGCGGCAACGACCGCGACGAGTGGCGGACCGTCCATCTCGGCCTCGACGTCTTCCTGCCTGCGGGAACGCCGGTGCGGGCGCCGCTTTCCGGCGTCGTGCACAGCTTCGCGAACAACGCCGCGCCGTTCGACTACGGCCCCTGCATCGTGCTCGAGCATCGCGTCGCGGACGAGGCCGGCGCGCTGTGCTTCCACACGCTCTACGGCCACCTGAGCGCGGCGTCGCTCGCCGGTCTCGCGGTCGGGCAGGCGGTGCGCCAGGGCGATCGTCTCGCGACCCTGGGCGATTTTCCGGAGAACGGCAACTGGCCACCGCACCTGCACCTGCAGATCGTTCTCGACATGCTCGACCAGAGAGGCGACTTCATCGGCTCCTGCCTGCCATCGGAGCGCGCGCTCTGGCTGAATCTCTGCCCGGATCCGAACCTCCTCGCGCGCGTCCCGGAGACGCTCTTCCCGGCCTCGCCGCCCGCAGTCGAGGACCTGGTCGCCCGGCGTGAGAAGCGCCTCGGCGCCAATCTCAGCGTGGCGTATCGCGAACCGCTCCATCTCGTGCGCGGCTTCGGACAGTGGCTCTGGGATGCCGATGGGCAGCGCTACCTCGACGCCTACAACAACGTGCCGCAGGTCGGGCACAGCCATCCGAAGGTGGTGCGCGCGGCGAGCGCGCAGCTCGCCCTGTTGAACACCAACACGCGCTACCTGCACGAGACGATCCTGCGCTATGCGAGCCGGCTGACGGCGAAGCTCCCGGAGCCGCTCTCGGTCTGCTACTTCACCGCCAGCGGCAGCGAGGCGAACGAGCTCGCGCTCCGGCTGGCGCGCGGCCACAGCGGCCACCGCGACATGGTCGTGATGGCCGGGGCCTACCACGGGCACACGACCGCGCTCGTCGACCTCTCGCCCTACAAGCACTCGGGCCCCGGGGGCGAAGGGCCGCCCGACTGGGTGCACGTCTCGCCGCTGCCCGACACCTACCGCGGCGAGTACCGGGCCGATCCCTCCGACCCCACCGACCCCGGCGCCCGGTACGCCGCGCGCGTCGCCGAGGTGATCGCGTCGGCGCACGCCCGCGGGCGCCGGATCGCGGGCTACCTCGCGGAGTCGATGCCCTCCGTCGGCGGCCAGATCGTCCTCCCGGAGGGCTTCCTTCCCGCCGTCTACGCTGCGGTGCGTGCCGCCGGCGGACTGTGCATCGCCGACGAGGTGCAGACCGGCTTTGGTCGCACCGGAGAGACTTTCTGGGCCTTCGAGCGCTACGGCGTGACGCCGGACATCGTGGTGCTCGGCAAGCCGATTGCCAACGGCTATCCGATGGGGGCGGTCGTCACGACCCCCGCGGTGGCGCGATCGTTCGCCAACGGCATGGAGTACTTCTCGACCTTCGGCGGCTCGACCGCCGCCTGCGCCGCCGCTCTGGCGACGCTCGAGGTCACCGAAGAGGAGGGGCTGCAGGCGAACGCTGCCGAGGTCGGCAGCCGGCTGCTGCGGGGACTGCGGCGCCTCGCGGCGCGGCACCCGCTGATCGGCGACGTGCGCGGTGCCGGCCTCTTTCTGGGGGTCGAGCTGGTGCGCGACCGCACGACGCTCGAGCCGGCGGGGGCGGAGGCCGGCGAGGTCGCGAACCGGATGCGCGAGCTCGGCGTGCTCCTGGGCACCGACGGGCCCTTTCACAACGTCCTCAAGATCCGCCCGCCGCTCTGTTTTTCCGCCGCGGATGCCGATTTTCTCCTCGAGCGCCTCGAGACCGCTTTGACCGAGGTGGCCGCGGCCCCCTGACTCCGGGAAGACGGGCGGGGCGGGGCTCTCCTTTCGGGCGGGCGGTCCCGGCCCCGGGCGCTCGTATCCTTGTTCCAGTTGTGGCGTGAAAGATAGAATGTGCCGCGCCGCGGCATATTCTTGCGGCAGTGTCCGAGCGACAAGTCACGAGAGGCGGTACGAGATGAGCACGGCGAAACTGATCCTGGATGGCGCGGAGCAAGAGCTTCCGGTGGTCGTGGGCAGCGAAGGCGAGGTCGGCATCGACATCTCGAAGCTGCGCGACAAGACCGGCGCGATCACGATCGACGACGGCTACGGCAACACCGGATCGTGCAAGAGCGCGATCACCTTCATCGACGGCGACAAGGGGATCCTGCGCTACCGCGGTTATCCGATCGAGGAGCTCGCGCAGGCGCGCTTCACCGAGGTCGCCTTCCTGCTGATCTACGGCCACCTGCCGAACAAGCAGGAGCTCGCGACCTGGAGAGAGAAGCTCACGAGGCACAGCCTCATCCACGAGGACATGAAGAAGTTCTTCGAGGGCTTCTCGCCGAACGCCCACCCGATGGCGATCCTCTCGGCGATGGTGGCGTCGTTCTCGACCTACTACTCCGAGGCCGACGACGTCGATCTCAACATCGTGCGCCTGCTGGCCAAGGCGAAGACGGTCGCCGCCTTCTCCTACAAGAAGTCGATCGGACAGCCGTTCATGTACCCGATCAACGACCTCTCCTACACCGAGAACTTCCTGCACATGATGTTCGCGGTGCCGGCCGAGCCGTTCGTGGTCTCGCCGACCCTCGACAAGGCGCTGAACCTCCTGCTCATCCTGCACGCCGATCACGAGCAGAACTGCTCGACCTCGACGGTGCGCATGGTGGGCTCCTCCGGCGCCAACATCTTCGCCTCGATGTCGTCCGGCATCTGCGCCCTCTGGGGGCCGCTCCACGGCGGCGCCAACCAGGCGGTCATCGAGATGCTCGAGCACATCCAGAAGGACGGCGGCGACTACAAGAAGTACGTCGACATGGCGAAGGACAAGAACTCGAACTTCCGGCTCATGGGCTTCGGCCACCGGGTCTACAAGAACTTCGACCCGCGCTCGCGCATCCTGAAGAACGCCGCCGACGACGTGCTCGCGGAGTTGGGCATCAACGACCCGATGCTCGAGATCGCCATGAAGCTCGAGGAAGTCGCGCTCAAGGACGACTACTTCGTCGAACGCAAGCTCTATCCGAACGTCGACTTCTACAGCGGCATCCTCTACCGCGCGATGGGCATTCCGACCGACATGTTCACGGTGATGTTCGCGCTCGGCAGGCTCCCGGGCTGGATCGCCCACTGGAAGGAGATGCGCGACCAGGGTTCGCGCATCAACCGCCCGCGGCAGATCTACACCGGCGCCACCGAACGGGCCTACGTCCCGGTCGACCAGCGCTAGGCCGGATTCTTCGACAGCCGTCGTCGTGTGACGTCGCGGCGCGGCGGGCCCTCCCTCTCGCGGTACCCGTCAGGGCACTTCGGGCGGGAGGGGTGCGTCCGATTCCGCGGCCTCCCGGGCGTCGCGTTTGGCGACGCCGCTCGCCTTGTGGAGCCGGAAGTGGATCTTGCGTCGGAATCGCTCGAGGCGCTTCCAGATCCGCGGCCAGCGACCCATCATGCTGCGGAACCAGAGATGCATCGTCTGGCTGCCGATCGAAAGCAGCGCGAGGCCCAGCGCGAGCATGAGGCCGCCCTGCAGGATCGGCAGGAAGAGGCCGGCG
The nucleotide sequence above comes from Thermoanaerobaculia bacterium. Encoded proteins:
- a CDS encoding aminotransferase class III-fold pyridoxal phosphate-dependent enzyme; translated protein: MPEIHSPLPDFSPEDARSLVWERFGLPGEVVPLPGERDLNFRVDLASGSFVLKIAHAGEARANLELQHAVLAHLAVREPGLALQRAVPARDGATIVEAQAPSGERHWARLLTFLPGELWSDVAARNRPRAPLLESLGATLGAIDRGLAGFESPAAQRDLKWDLRRAGWIRDYLHHIEGAGRRALVERWLADFDHRVRPALALLRQGVIYNDANDNNILVHAAPRGDRTRAGGRAVAGVIDFGDLCFSNVVCEPAIAAAYATMGLPDPVAGIARLLAGYHAAWPLEAAELEVVHALVCLRLCVSVTNSAYQATVEPGNRYLTISESRAWELLERLSAVEPRLALYKYRAACGLPAHPDSPRVVAWLRAHRERLAPLVEPDLATARLLHSDWSVGSPELGSPAERADLPAWTARLFGRIREAGASAAIGGYDEARPVYESAAFRHRGNDRDEWRTVHLGLDVFLPAGTPVRAPLSGVVHSFANNAAPFDYGPCIVLEHRVADEAGALCFHTLYGHLSAASLAGLAVGQAVRQGDRLATLGDFPENGNWPPHLHLQIVLDMLDQRGDFIGSCLPSERALWLNLCPDPNLLARVPETLFPASPPAVEDLVARREKRLGANLSVAYREPLHLVRGFGQWLWDADGQRYLDAYNNVPQVGHSHPKVVRAASAQLALLNTNTRYLHETILRYASRLTAKLPEPLSVCYFTASGSEANELALRLARGHSGHRDMVVMAGAYHGHTTALVDLSPYKHSGPGGEGPPDWVHVSPLPDTYRGEYRADPSDPTDPGARYAARVAEVIASAHARGRRIAGYLAESMPSVGGQIVLPEGFLPAVYAAVRAAGGLCIADEVQTGFGRTGETFWAFERYGVTPDIVVLGKPIANGYPMGAVVTTPAVARSFANGMEYFSTFGGSTAACAAALATLEVTEEEGLQANAAEVGSRLLRGLRRLAARHPLIGDVRGAGLFLGVELVRDRTTLEPAGAEAGEVANRMRELGVLLGTDGPFHNVLKIRPPLCFSAADADFLLERLETALTEVAAAP
- a CDS encoding citrate synthase — encoded protein: MSTAKLILDGAEQELPVVVGSEGEVGIDISKLRDKTGAITIDDGYGNTGSCKSAITFIDGDKGILRYRGYPIEELAQARFTEVAFLLIYGHLPNKQELATWREKLTRHSLIHEDMKKFFEGFSPNAHPMAILSAMVASFSTYYSEADDVDLNIVRLLAKAKTVAAFSYKKSIGQPFMYPINDLSYTENFLHMMFAVPAEPFVVSPTLDKALNLLLILHADHEQNCSTSTVRMVGSSGANIFASMSSGICALWGPLHGGANQAVIEMLEHIQKDGGDYKKYVDMAKDKNSNFRLMGFGHRVYKNFDPRSRILKNAADDVLAELGINDPMLEIAMKLEEVALKDDYFVERKLYPNVDFYSGILYRAMGIPTDMFTVMFALGRLPGWIAHWKEMRDQGSRINRPRQIYTGATERAYVPVDQR